A DNA window from Brassica napus cultivar Da-Ae chromosome A4, Da-Ae, whole genome shotgun sequence contains the following coding sequences:
- the LOC106388414 gene encoding probable glucomannan 4-beta-mannosyltransferase 15 isoform X2 — MVLLPKPLIFLHDSSLALLTFHEEGLKASVDGVGLSMYTMWNSMRSTLIVPVFRCLVALCLIISLLVSIESVYMNLVILYVKLFDRKPEKVYKWEEMQKDMELGHQKYPVVLIQIPMYNEREVFELSIGAACRLMWPSDRLIVQVLDDSTDPDIMELISTECAKWAKDINIKYERRDNRNGYKAGALKHGMRHSYVKQCNYVVIFDADFQPETDYLQRTIPFLIHNPELALVQARWKFVNANTCLLTRMQEMSLNYHFMAEQQSGSTRHAFFGFNGTAGVWRIAAMEEAGGWKDRTTVEDMDLAVRVGLLGWKFVFINDVEVKSELPSQFKAFRFQQHRWSCGPANLFRKMTMEIIHNQRVKTWKKFYVIYSFFFLRKIMIHSFTFFFYCVILPISVFVPEVKIPNWATIYVPSVITLLSAIATLRSFYLLIFWVLFENVMAMHRAKGTLIGLFEGGRVNEWVVTEKLGDSVTIELLPQSRKPRYGFLERVNSKEMVMGIYILCCACYDFFFGNAFLYIYLLMQAAAFLISGVGFVGS; from the exons atggttCTGCTTCCGAAGCCTCTCATTTTCCTACACGATTCATCTCTTGCCCTCCTCACG TTCCACGAAGAAGGTCTTAAAGCATCCGTGGATGGTGTGGGGCTGAGCATGTACACTATGTGGAATTCTATGAGGAGTACACTCATAGTTCCAGTGTTCAGGTGTTTAGTGGCTTTGTGTTTGATCATCTCACTCTTAGTTTCCATAGAAAGTGTTTACATGAATCTCGTAATCCTCTACGTCAAGTTGTTTGACCGCAAACCAGAGAAAGTCTACAAATGGGAGGAAATGCAGAAAGATATGGAGCTAGGTCACCAAAAGTACCCAGTGGTTCTTATCCAAATCCCAATGTACAACGAACGAGAG GTATTTGAATTATCTATAGGTGCTGCATGCAGATTAATGTGGCCATCGGATCGACTAATCGTTCAAGTTTTAGACGATTCCACTGACCCGGACATCATG GAACTGATAAGCACGGAGTGTGCAAAATGGGCAAAAgacataaacataaaatatgagAGGCGAGACAACAGAAATGGCTATAAAGCTGGAGCTCTGAAACATGGCATGAGGCACAGTTACGTCAAGCAATGCAACTATGTAGTCATCTTTGATGCTGATTTCCAGCCGGAGACGGATTACCTTCAGCGCACTATCCCATTTCTTATCCACAACCCTGAGCTCGCTCTCGTCCAAGCCCGGTGGAAATTTG TGAACGCGAACACATGTTTGTTGACAAGGATGCAAGAGATGTCGCTCAACTACCATTTCATGGCAGAGCAACAATCTGGATCCACAAGACATGCTTTCTTTGGCTTTAAtg GAACGGCGGGAGTATGGAGAATCGCAGCGATGGAAGAAGCCGGAGGATGGAAAGACCGGACGACAGTAGAGGACATGGACTTGGCAGTTCGTGTTGGTCTTCTTGGCTGGAAGTTTGTTTTCATAAATGATGTCGAG GTGAAAAGCGAGCTACCAAGCCAATTCAAGGCCTTTAGATTCCAGCAACACCGGTGGTCTTGTGGTCCAGCAAATCTCTTCCGGAAAATGACGATGGAAATTATTCACAACCag AGAGTAAAGACCTGGAAGAAGTTTTATGTGATCTACAGCTTTTTTTTCCTAAGGAAGATCATGATTCATtccttcactttcttcttctactGTGTCATTCTTCCTATAAGTGTATTTGTTCCCGAAGTCAAAATTCCAAATTGGGCAACTATATACGTTCCTTCTGTCATCACCCTTCTCAGTGCCATTGCCACCCTGAG ATCATTCTACCTCTTGATTTTTTGGGTCTTATTCGAAAATGTAATGGCTATGCACCGGGCCAAGGGAACACTCATTGGCTTATTCGAAGGTGGGAGAGTTAATGAATGGGTTGTCACCGAGAAATTAGGAGATTCTGTTACCATTGAGCTACTCCCTCAGTCGCGAAAGCCTCGCTACGGATTTCTCGAAAG
- the LOC106388414 gene encoding probable glucomannan 4-beta-mannosyltransferase 15 isoform X1, with amino-acid sequence MVLLPKPLIFLHDSSLALLTVMFHEEGLKASVDGVGLSMYTMWNSMRSTLIVPVFRCLVALCLIISLLVSIESVYMNLVILYVKLFDRKPEKVYKWEEMQKDMELGHQKYPVVLIQIPMYNEREVFELSIGAACRLMWPSDRLIVQVLDDSTDPDIMELISTECAKWAKDINIKYERRDNRNGYKAGALKHGMRHSYVKQCNYVVIFDADFQPETDYLQRTIPFLIHNPELALVQARWKFVNANTCLLTRMQEMSLNYHFMAEQQSGSTRHAFFGFNGTAGVWRIAAMEEAGGWKDRTTVEDMDLAVRVGLLGWKFVFINDVEVKSELPSQFKAFRFQQHRWSCGPANLFRKMTMEIIHNQRVKTWKKFYVIYSFFFLRKIMIHSFTFFFYCVILPISVFVPEVKIPNWATIYVPSVITLLSAIATLRSFYLLIFWVLFENVMAMHRAKGTLIGLFEGGRVNEWVVTEKLGDSVTIELLPQSRKPRYGFLERVNSKEMVMGIYILCCACYDFFFGNAFLYIYLLMQAAAFLISGVGFVGS; translated from the exons atggttCTGCTTCCGAAGCCTCTCATTTTCCTACACGATTCATCTCTTGCCCTCCTCACGGTAATG TTCCACGAAGAAGGTCTTAAAGCATCCGTGGATGGTGTGGGGCTGAGCATGTACACTATGTGGAATTCTATGAGGAGTACACTCATAGTTCCAGTGTTCAGGTGTTTAGTGGCTTTGTGTTTGATCATCTCACTCTTAGTTTCCATAGAAAGTGTTTACATGAATCTCGTAATCCTCTACGTCAAGTTGTTTGACCGCAAACCAGAGAAAGTCTACAAATGGGAGGAAATGCAGAAAGATATGGAGCTAGGTCACCAAAAGTACCCAGTGGTTCTTATCCAAATCCCAATGTACAACGAACGAGAG GTATTTGAATTATCTATAGGTGCTGCATGCAGATTAATGTGGCCATCGGATCGACTAATCGTTCAAGTTTTAGACGATTCCACTGACCCGGACATCATG GAACTGATAAGCACGGAGTGTGCAAAATGGGCAAAAgacataaacataaaatatgagAGGCGAGACAACAGAAATGGCTATAAAGCTGGAGCTCTGAAACATGGCATGAGGCACAGTTACGTCAAGCAATGCAACTATGTAGTCATCTTTGATGCTGATTTCCAGCCGGAGACGGATTACCTTCAGCGCACTATCCCATTTCTTATCCACAACCCTGAGCTCGCTCTCGTCCAAGCCCGGTGGAAATTTG TGAACGCGAACACATGTTTGTTGACAAGGATGCAAGAGATGTCGCTCAACTACCATTTCATGGCAGAGCAACAATCTGGATCCACAAGACATGCTTTCTTTGGCTTTAAtg GAACGGCGGGAGTATGGAGAATCGCAGCGATGGAAGAAGCCGGAGGATGGAAAGACCGGACGACAGTAGAGGACATGGACTTGGCAGTTCGTGTTGGTCTTCTTGGCTGGAAGTTTGTTTTCATAAATGATGTCGAG GTGAAAAGCGAGCTACCAAGCCAATTCAAGGCCTTTAGATTCCAGCAACACCGGTGGTCTTGTGGTCCAGCAAATCTCTTCCGGAAAATGACGATGGAAATTATTCACAACCag AGAGTAAAGACCTGGAAGAAGTTTTATGTGATCTACAGCTTTTTTTTCCTAAGGAAGATCATGATTCATtccttcactttcttcttctactGTGTCATTCTTCCTATAAGTGTATTTGTTCCCGAAGTCAAAATTCCAAATTGGGCAACTATATACGTTCCTTCTGTCATCACCCTTCTCAGTGCCATTGCCACCCTGAG ATCATTCTACCTCTTGATTTTTTGGGTCTTATTCGAAAATGTAATGGCTATGCACCGGGCCAAGGGAACACTCATTGGCTTATTCGAAGGTGGGAGAGTTAATGAATGGGTTGTCACCGAGAAATTAGGAGATTCTGTTACCATTGAGCTACTCCCTCAGTCGCGAAAGCCTCGCTACGGATTTCTCGAAAG